Proteins encoded within one genomic window of Synechococcus sp. PCC 7335:
- a CDS encoding metallophosphoesterase family protein, whose protein sequence is MDVATAKQVAQLPIDSTQLPQQMPTPPELLSDPFLQMPTASSVQVVWFTEFEGTQHFVEYDRSNRTDAVTTLLSRAYEDSASQVGQTYAELTHRDIWRHEATVKDLAQNKRTRYRVTSIPTDGQAVRSDFFTLSPAPTVGQPSKILLTSDHQLKPLVPANLQKVKETVGQVDGVFFAGDLVNVPDRASEWFDGAKGLSFFPNLQGRTRYELTQGDRATVYEGGEIIQHAPLFPVIGNHEVMGRVSTDPLNQQFSNTLPRELVSQFYPTPKDVEELDWVKDHSYNTRTYEEIFSLPTTQLPTGEKTQKYYAVSFGDVRLVSLYVTQIWRSPSLEQNTKGRYRERVADLDSPEKWGYGQHIFEDIRQGSVQYQWLQQELASDAFQTAKYKIVMMHHPPHTLGGNIVPAFTDPVMVKNVTEEGRLRSVQYEYPIEKDYIVHDLLPLLEEAGVQLVFYGHSHLWNRFVSPTGMHFLETSNVGNSYGAHLTGNSRAVPTDEAVDVAGDLTPFQSVYKATGNPNGLTPVVPTLAPLRNEAGNPLPYIASNDITCFTIFETESGLLSSYYFDTRQPGAEVVKFDEFRLTPRNEQGLLE, encoded by the coding sequence ATGGATGTTGCTACTGCGAAGCAAGTTGCCCAGCTACCGATTGACTCTACACAACTACCGCAGCAGATGCCGACTCCACCCGAGCTATTAAGCGATCCGTTTTTGCAGATGCCGACTGCATCTTCTGTACAAGTTGTCTGGTTTACTGAGTTTGAAGGTACGCAGCACTTCGTAGAATATGACCGTAGCAATAGGACTGATGCGGTGACAACACTGCTCAGCCGAGCCTATGAAGATAGCGCCTCTCAGGTGGGTCAGACGTATGCTGAACTTACTCACCGTGATATTTGGCGACATGAGGCCACTGTCAAAGACTTGGCGCAGAATAAAAGGACTCGCTACCGAGTGACCAGCATACCTACTGACGGACAGGCTGTACGGAGCGACTTTTTTACGCTCTCACCAGCGCCTACTGTGGGGCAGCCGAGCAAAATTCTACTGACTTCTGACCATCAGCTTAAGCCGCTAGTTCCTGCCAACTTACAGAAGGTCAAAGAGACAGTTGGTCAAGTAGATGGCGTGTTCTTTGCAGGAGATTTGGTGAATGTGCCAGATCGCGCGTCTGAATGGTTTGATGGCGCGAAGGGACTATCGTTTTTTCCGAATCTACAGGGACGAACTCGGTATGAGCTAACTCAAGGAGATAGAGCGACAGTATACGAAGGTGGCGAGATTATCCAGCATGCGCCGCTTTTTCCGGTGATTGGCAACCATGAGGTGATGGGTAGAGTGTCTACAGACCCGCTCAATCAACAGTTCTCAAACACGTTGCCTCGTGAATTGGTCAGTCAGTTTTATCCGACACCTAAAGATGTAGAAGAGCTAGATTGGGTAAAAGATCATAGCTACAACACTCGAACATATGAGGAGATATTTTCTCTGCCGACAACGCAGCTACCAACTGGAGAAAAGACGCAAAAGTACTATGCAGTGTCTTTTGGAGATGTGCGGTTGGTGAGCCTGTATGTCACACAGATATGGCGATCGCCCTCACTTGAACAAAACACTAAAGGCCGCTATCGCGAGCGGGTCGCAGATTTAGATTCACCAGAGAAATGGGGCTATGGGCAACATATCTTTGAGGATATTCGCCAGGGCAGCGTTCAATACCAGTGGCTGCAGCAAGAGCTTGCGAGCGATGCCTTTCAAACAGCCAAGTATAAGATTGTGATGATGCACCATCCACCTCATACGTTAGGCGGCAATATTGTCCCCGCATTCACCGATCCGGTGATGGTAAAGAATGTGACAGAAGAGGGGCGTTTGCGCTCGGTGCAGTATGAGTATCCGATCGAGAAAGACTATATTGTTCATGATTTGCTGCCGCTGCTAGAGGAAGCTGGTGTGCAGCTTGTCTTCTATGGTCATTCCCACCTGTGGAATCGGTTTGTGAGTCCAACAGGAATGCATTTTCTGGAAACGTCTAATGTTGGGAACAGCTACGGAGCGCATTTGACTGGAAATTCTCGCGCTGTGCCAACTGATGAAGCCGTTGACGTAGCAGGCGATCTGACGCCCTTTCAGTCGGTCTATAAAGCGACAGGTAATCCTAACGGGTTAACGCCAGTTGTGCCGACGCTTGCGCCTCTAAGGAACGAGGCGGGGAACCCGCTGCCGTATATTGCGAGCAATGACATCACTTGTTTTACTATCTTCGAGACAGAGAGTGGCCTGCTGAGTAGCTATTACTTCGATACCCGTCAGCCTGGAGCTGAGGTCGTGAAATTTGATGAGTTTAGGCTAACGCCACGAAACGAACAAGGATTATTAGAATAG
- a CDS encoding bifunctional sterol desaturase/short chain dehydrogenase gives MVTRLLSPFEPSFLGLASGSLVEYGVQLVWAIAAVFLVEMVRDFYHVLSHQWAPLQRLHGWHHRAYKKDFSPINTEIYRKAQLYNDAPESIFMMGVMAIAALVTHKPGLWAGVVYAAGFLVSAVMRSRGLFSATDLTHEPGPLTGIPGYWRVNRTYHWRHHFDDTSAYYAGLFPISDKILGTALSLKGKSVAVTGASGTLGRALIRSLAQAGAKPIALTTSNQEIPGAVKVLSWQTGKESELKESLQKIDILIINHGINVMGANSSQAIEQSLEVNALSAWRLMETFLETVDNRTGRATKEVWVNTSEAEVNPAFSPLYEISKRLMGDLINLRRTDAPCVIRKLVLGPFKSNLNPYGVMSADAIARIILFLAKRDIRNIIVTINPLTYLLFPIKEIFQAVYFKLFLIGEKRKSASEKTISRL, from the coding sequence ATGGTGACAAGGTTATTAAGTCCGTTCGAACCTAGTTTTCTAGGGTTGGCTTCAGGCTCGCTAGTAGAGTATGGCGTTCAGCTTGTCTGGGCGATCGCGGCTGTCTTTCTGGTTGAGATGGTTCGAGACTTTTATCACGTGCTTAGTCATCAGTGGGCACCGCTTCAGCGTCTACACGGCTGGCATCACCGGGCGTACAAGAAAGACTTTTCGCCAATCAATACCGAGATCTATCGTAAAGCGCAGCTCTATAACGATGCGCCAGAATCGATCTTTATGATGGGCGTGATGGCGATCGCAGCGCTGGTCACACATAAGCCCGGACTGTGGGCAGGGGTAGTATATGCTGCCGGATTTTTGGTATCGGCGGTGATGCGATCGCGCGGTCTGTTTAGCGCTACCGACCTTACCCACGAGCCTGGCCCGCTCACAGGCATTCCCGGCTACTGGCGCGTCAATCGCACCTACCACTGGCGACACCACTTCGACGATACTAGCGCTTACTATGCGGGCCTCTTTCCGATCAGCGACAAAATTCTAGGCACTGCGCTTTCTTTGAAGGGAAAATCTGTTGCAGTTACTGGCGCATCGGGAACTTTGGGCCGAGCCTTAATTAGATCGCTAGCTCAAGCCGGGGCCAAACCGATTGCGCTAACGACCTCGAACCAAGAGATTCCAGGTGCTGTTAAAGTTCTCTCTTGGCAAACAGGCAAAGAAAGCGAACTGAAAGAATCCCTACAGAAGATAGATATTCTGATTATCAATCACGGTATCAACGTTATGGGAGCAAACTCTTCGCAGGCGATTGAACAATCTTTAGAAGTCAATGCGCTTTCTGCGTGGCGACTGATGGAGACTTTTTTGGAAACGGTTGATAATCGTACGGGTAGAGCCACGAAAGAAGTGTGGGTGAACACGTCAGAAGCAGAAGTCAATCCTGCTTTTAGCCCACTTTATGAGATTTCTAAGCGGCTGATGGGAGATCTGATTAACCTACGCAGGACTGATGCGCCCTGTGTGATTCGCAAGCTGGTGCTAGGCCCTTTTAAGAGTAATTTGAATCCCTATGGTGTGATGAGTGCAGACGCGATCGCGCGCATCATCCTTTTTCTAGCCAAACGAGATATTCGTAATATCATTGTCACTATCAATCCACTGACCTATCTTCTTTTTCCGATCAAAGAGATATTTCAGGCGGTTTACTTTAAGCTCTTTTTGATAGGTGAAAAGAGAAAGTCAGCAAGTGAAAAGACTATTAGCAGGCTGTAA
- a CDS encoding long-chain fatty acid--CoA ligase, which yields MTAALHEQEKINRAKAINYGEVSGIPDVWPIVAARYGNHLALYDPHTNPETKYTYGELATSISQFAAGLQRLGVVPGEAIALFSENRPRWMVADQGIMTAGAIDAVRGANSDKAELLFILNNSDSIGLVIQDLSVLDKIAGDLGELGLRFIILLTDEVAASETDLGGAKLLNFSELMALGAEQGAPTPVKLERDRTATLMYTSGTSGMPKGVMLTQSNLLSQIAGASSVVNVGPEQKVLSILPIWHCYERSFEYFVLSQGCTQIYTNIRTVKRDFKEHSPQYMVAVPRLWESIYDGVQRQFQSQPEGKQKLIRFFLEKGHEYITARRTLSGLRLDHLTSSTGEKLAAALKLAYLWPIYQIGDRIVFSKIREAMGGKVDFLVSGGGSIADYLEDFYEVVGIPILGGYGLTETSPITHVRRPWRNLRGADGQALPGTETAIVDPETRQPIPIGKPGLVLLRGPQVMKGYYKNAEATAKAIDSEGWFDTGDLGRLTDWGDLIITGRAKDTIVLTNGENIEPTPVENACLRSPYVDQIMLVGQDQKSVGALIVPNKEVLEKWAASKGVSMEDLNSKPIQDLYKQELKREISARPGYRPDERVGPFVLLEEPFTIENGLLTQTMKVKRPKVRDRYQETIDALYAQ from the coding sequence ATGACAGCCGCACTACATGAACAGGAAAAGATCAACCGTGCTAAAGCCATCAACTACGGTGAAGTCTCGGGCATTCCTGACGTTTGGCCAATTGTCGCTGCCAGGTATGGTAATCATCTGGCTTTATACGATCCGCATACTAACCCAGAGACGAAATATACCTACGGCGAGTTAGCGACATCGATCTCTCAGTTTGCGGCTGGGTTGCAGCGTCTAGGCGTAGTGCCAGGTGAGGCGATCGCCCTCTTTTCGGAAAATCGCCCTCGTTGGATGGTAGCAGATCAAGGCATTATGACGGCTGGTGCCATTGACGCGGTGCGCGGTGCCAACTCCGATAAGGCCGAGCTGCTGTTTATTTTGAATAATAGTGACAGCATTGGCTTGGTCATTCAAGATCTGAGCGTACTCGACAAGATAGCGGGCGATTTAGGTGAGCTAGGACTACGCTTTATCATCTTGCTTACCGATGAAGTGGCGGCAAGCGAGACAGACTTGGGCGGTGCCAAGCTATTAAACTTTTCTGAGCTAATGGCGCTAGGAGCAGAGCAGGGGGCGCCAACGCCTGTGAAATTAGAGCGCGATCGCACCGCCACGTTGATGTATACCTCCGGCACCTCGGGTATGCCTAAAGGCGTCATGCTGACTCAAAGTAACCTGCTGTCGCAAATTGCCGGGGCTAGCAGCGTAGTCAATGTCGGCCCTGAGCAAAAAGTGCTGAGTATCCTACCGATTTGGCACTGCTACGAGCGCTCTTTTGAGTACTTTGTGCTCTCTCAAGGCTGCACGCAGATCTATACCAACATCCGCACGGTCAAAAGAGACTTTAAAGAACACAGCCCGCAATATATGGTGGCCGTTCCTAGACTATGGGAATCAATTTACGACGGTGTTCAAAGGCAGTTTCAAAGTCAGCCAGAGGGAAAGCAAAAGCTAATTCGCTTCTTTTTAGAAAAAGGCCATGAGTACATCACAGCTAGGCGAACGTTATCTGGACTGCGATTAGATCACCTGACTAGCTCTACAGGCGAAAAGCTAGCGGCTGCGTTGAAACTGGCCTATCTATGGCCGATTTATCAGATTGGCGATCGCATCGTTTTTTCTAAGATACGTGAGGCTATGGGCGGCAAAGTTGACTTCTTAGTCAGCGGCGGTGGCTCAATTGCCGACTATCTAGAAGACTTTTACGAGGTTGTAGGCATCCCCATTTTAGGTGGCTACGGTCTGACCGAAACCTCGCCAATCACCCACGTTCGTAGACCCTGGCGCAATTTGCGCGGCGCAGACGGGCAGGCACTACCCGGCACCGAAACCGCTATTGTCGATCCTGAGACCCGTCAGCCTATTCCGATTGGGAAACCTGGACTGGTGCTTTTGCGCGGGCCCCAAGTGATGAAGGGCTACTACAAAAACGCTGAAGCCACTGCCAAGGCGATTGATTCAGAAGGCTGGTTTGACACGGGTGATCTGGGTCGGCTAACAGACTGGGGCGATCTGATTATCACCGGACGCGCCAAGGACACCATCGTATTAACCAACGGCGAAAATATCGAACCAACGCCAGTTGAAAATGCCTGTCTGCGTAGCCCCTACGTCGATCAAATCATGCTGGTTGGTCAGGATCAAAAGTCTGTTGGGGCGCTGATTGTACCAAATAAAGAGGTGCTAGAGAAGTGGGCTGCTTCTAAGGGGGTATCTATGGAAGATCTCAACAGCAAACCTATTCAGGATCTGTATAAACAAGAGCTGAAACGAGAGATATCAGCTCGTCCTGGCTATCGCCCTGATGAGCGTGTCGGTCCATTTGTCTTGCTAGAAGAACCGTTCACCATAGAAAACGGATTGCTGACACAAACGATGAAAGTAAAACGGCCTAAAGTGCGCGATCGCTATCAAGAAACTATCGATGCTCTTTACGCTCAGTAG